GCAAACTCCCAAACAGGACCGAACTTGGGATTTTCAATGACAAGCTCATCTCCCACAGGCTGGTTATGGATGAGGTGATAGACAGGCTTGCAGGAACCCCTTGCCCATGCCATCCCATGTCCTTGCTCCGCTCAGGCATATCACTCATGGAATGTGTTGATGAGACCTGTCAGGTAACCCCGGATATTGAAGGTAGACGGGAAATGGGGATCAAACTTATTTCACAGATGCCTACATTAACGGCTGCCATTGCCAGGATACTGAACAATGAACAACCAGTACCACCTGACCCGGAACTGGGCCATGCCGCAAATTTTCTCTACATGCTAAAAGGTGAACGGGCTGAACCCCTGGCCGAGAAAATTATGGACGTTTCACTTATCCTGCATGCTGACCATGGCATGAACGCATCAACGTTTGCATGCCTTGTCGTAGCGGCAACGCTGAGCGACATTCATTCTGCCATTACTGCGGGAATATCTGCGTTGAAGGGGCCCCTCCATGGCGGCGCTAATGAAATGGTCATTAACATGCTCCTTGGACTCCATTCTGTGGAAGATGCGAACCGTTATGCGGATGAGGTTATTGCCAGCAAGAAGAAGTTGGTGGGATTCGGACACAGGGTGTACACTACTTTCGACCCGAGAGCAAAAATACTCCAGCGGTATGCAGAAGATATTTCCCGTATTACAGGGAACGAGCAATTGTTCAAGATAGCCATGACCATTGAAAAACGAGGCATGAAGGCCTATGGAAAGAAGGGGGTCTGCCCAAATATTGATTTCTATTCAGGTCTGGTCTATCACTGTCTGGGCATCCGGAGCGATATGTTCACTCCAATATTTGCAGTAAGCCGGACTGCAGGATGGGTTGCCAGGATAGTAGAATACCTTGAGGATAATCGCATATTCCGCCCCAGGGCATTGTACGTGGGACCTGTGGGGATGAGTTATGTACCCATTGACGAAAGGAAATGACCCATCCGGACTCGACGCATAATTATAGTAAACTACATAGGACTAAATGCCACTTCAGCCATTACAGCGGCCCTTACCAGTTTTATCTCATTATACAGGCAATCATCACCCAGTTTCTCCTTAATTGGAGACAGGTATTCGGGCCCGACATCTGATATTGCCTGCTTGATTGCCTGCTGCTTTTGTACATCTACCCACTCGTCTATGGAATCGATCTCACCTGCGAGCACGAGTTTCTCTATATGGGCAATAATAGTGCCGGCACTAAGGTTCCTGGCATTCGCAATCTGTTGTAAGGTCAGACCCTTTCGGTATTGGTCGAGAGTTTCCTTGTGTGTGGCAGATAAACTACCCTGTCCGGCCCGGGATGGACTCTTGCTTTGTCCAGGATGTTCCTGAAGGTGGGCGGCGATCTCTGATAAGAATGCATCGCCGTATTTAATCAATTTATTCTCGCCCACACCTGTTATGTCCAGAAACTCCTGGTGCGTCCTGGGTACCTTTGAAGCCATCTCCTTCAGGCTGGAATCTGAAAAAATAATATATGGTGGCAGGTTTTTCCTGTCGGCCAGTGTTTTTCTTAACATCCTTAACCTGTTAAAAAGCCCTGTTTCGATAGGCGCATTCTCCTGCGTTTGTATTACTACAACCTCTTCTACAGGTTTCGCCAATGTTACTTCCCGTTGTCCATTAAGTACACCCCTGCTGTTTTGGTTCAAGGTGAGTACAGGATATTTTGCACCTTCAACGCATAACAACCCGAGTTGAATCAGTTCCCTTGTAATGGCTTGCCATTGTGGTTTGGAATATTCAGCCCCCATTCCATGACTTTTCAGCATGTTGTGGCGTTTTGCAGTAATTTTCTTATTCTTTGAGCCTATCAATACATCGATCACATGATTCATCCCGAACCGCTGGTCAAGTTCATCTATACAGGCCAGTAACCTTTGTGCGGTCACGGTACCATCGAAGGTTTCCCTGGGTGAAACACAGACATCGCATTTACCGCAATTTCGCCCTGATGGTTTCTCACCAAAATAACTGAGCAATATTTGCCTGCGACAGGTATTGCTCTCACAGTAACTGGTCATGGCCCTGAGCTGTGCCATTGCAGTATCCTGTTCTTTCTTGCTCGTTTTCTTGTTGATGAAATATTCTATCTTATACCGGTCCCCATGACTGAAGAACAGGATGCAGTCACACTCCAGACCATCCCGGCCGCCCCGCCCGGTTTCCTGGTAGTAACCTTCAAGGTTCTTTGGCAGGTCATGATGTATAACAAAGCGCACGTTGGGTTTGTCAATACCCATACCAAAAGCGATGGTTGCAACAATGATATCAGTATCATCTTTTATGAAACATTCCTGGTTTTTGGACCGCTGGATATCGGACAAACCTGCATGGTACGGCAGGGCCCGAAAACCGCTCCGCTGAAGCTTTGCTGTCAGTGTATCCACACTATTACGGCTCTGGCAGTAGATAATACCGGAATTGCCCCTGTGCTTTTTCAGGAATCCGAGTAATTGAGCATAGGTATCTTTTTTGGGCCATACCTGGTAGAACAGGTTCGGCCGATCAAAACCGGCCACATAGGTATTGAATCCATCCATGTTCAGTTGCGTTGTGATATCTTCCTGTACTTTTGTTGTTGCAGTTGCTGTCAGTGCGATTATTGGAACATCCGGGAATCGTGACCTTAATGTCCTGATCCTGCGATATTCAGGTCTGAAATCATGCCCCCATTCCGAAATACAATGAGCCTCATCAACAGCGAACAGGCTGACCTTCACCTGTTTCAATAATCCAAGTGTATGTGACATCAAAAGCCGCTCTGGTGCCACATACAGTATTTTTATCTGGTTAATGAGGATAGCAGATGTGACCTCTGATACCTCCTGAGGGGATTGAGTGCTGTTGAGATATGCTGCAGCTATGCCATTTGACCTCAGACTATCTACCTGGTCCTTCATCAGTGAAATGAGCGGTGAAATTACCACGGTCAACCCTTCCATGAGGAGGGCAGGAAGCTGGAAACAGAGCGATTTTCCGCCCCCCGTAGGCATCAATACAAATGTGTCTTTATTCTCAAGGACATCCCTGATAATGTCCTCCTGAAGGGGGCGAAATCCTGTATAGCCAAAGTATTTCTGAAGTGTCTGGTGCATATTGATACCATGCATTGCTTATCATGACGCTGATAAGTATTATTGGTCGATAGTTCCAATATGTATTAACCCGATATAATCTTCAGCCTAGCGGGGTGAAAGTAATACGCCTAACATAATTCTCCTTTTGCCACCATGATAACTTTTCCGCCAACATCCACATCTATTGTTGTGCCATTACTGATCGCCCGCAAATAGAGTAACGATGGGCGTCCTATTTCACATCCCTGTTCTACACGGATATCTACATGGTCGTCACCGAAATATCGGTATTTCTCCAGATATGCGGCCAGGCACCCGTTACCACTGCCGGTAGCCGGGTCTTCAGGAATGCCATAATAGTCAACATAAACCCTGACATTCAGGTCATTTTCCAGGGAATATGTTTCAGGACAAAAGAGAAGTACGGCCTTTGCCCTGGTATCCCTTATCACCTGGAAGAAGATGTCAAGTTTTACCTTGCTGTTCTTCAGGGCTTCAAGTTTCTTTAACGGTACTATGATGAAAGGCAGTCCGGTGGATACTTCCTGGATAGAATACCTCTCATCAATATCACGTGGACCCAGGTTCAACGATTCGGATATGAGAACTGGATCGAACATATGGCCGAATTCAGGCTGGTTCTGGTTCATCCACATAATCCCTGGCTCACGGTCCTTATAATTGAACCTGACCGGGATCTTGCCAACCTCCAGGTTCAGGTACAGTATTTCGATAGGGTCTTTGATGATCTCCTGCTGAATAACATATGCCGTGCCCAGGGTGGGATGACCCGCAAAAGGCACCTCTTCTGCCGGAGTGAATATGCGTACATCATACCCGCCATTTCCGGGATTTCCAGACAGAATAAATGCGGTCTCGGAATAGTTCATTTCTCTAGCAATAAGCTGCATCTCACGTCCGGTAATATCTCTTGCATCTGTGACAACAGCCAGCTGGTTCCCTGCATATTTCCTCTCGGCGAATACATCCACGATATAGAATTTACGGCTTCCCAATCCTATCCTCTCCATAAGTTCCCGTAACACTTGATCCCTTATTAATGTTTTAGCACAGTTATCTTAAAACAGGGTTCCTTCAGAAAAGGTAAAATAGTGAAAGCGAGTAGTAAGAGCACCAGAACCCTTTTTTGGGGCCGTAGGGTAGCCTGGACCATCCTGCAAGGCTGGGGGTCTTGCGACCGGAGTTCAAATCTCCGCGGCCCCATGAATTCCAATAATTGCATTTGCATACTGTTTGGATAGGGTAGAAGTCAAGCTGAAACATTCTTCTTTCCTTCAGGTTACAATATTTGACGTGTCTGTGTTTAAAATGTTTTGAAAGTTTTACGCACTTATAAAACACCTGCACAAAAAAATAAGGAGAATTGTAGAGGAATAAAAAAGATATGATTTTTATTCATCATAAGATTGGATTGGATTGGATTGGATTACATTCCTCTACAACCATTACTATGTCTTGAGTTAATAAAGCATTTTTCCAAAGTTACACCATTTTTTACCCAAATTCATACCCAAATATTGCCCAAATATTTATTTACGGGCTAAATATAAAAATATGCTCAACGCTATCAATTCAAGAAAATCAGGGATAAGGGAAATATTGATGATCTTATGCCCGATTATAGGACTTGCGTGAACATCCCCTAATGACAGAAATGGCAGTACCAGCCATGCATGTACAATATTTTCCAGCAATAGCAATAAAGAGAACAACAACAACCCTAACACAAACTCGGATTTAACTTCCTTATAAATTCCATAAAATGTTTCAATTAAAAGTATAAGGATGATGATATTACATATTTCAACAAAATACAGTAAATCGATCTGTGCTATAGTTTATCTCTCCTTAGATTTACTACATACCGTTTTCTATCCCATAAGTATATTATTATTTATATATTACAATATTTAAATCCGACACTGTCCCATTTTCCAGTTATTTTTAGATATCGACTTTAGGTAAAATCTGTGTAATCGGTGTCTGAAAAATAAATAGAGACTGATTTCACTGATGTGTAGTTGTATCTGTATTTGACGTATTCGTTTGAATAACTGGATTTTGGCATTGTGTCTTTAAATCCGTTTGCCAAATTCTGTACAAAATTACACCCAAATTGTCAATCATTCCCGATTAATATTTGCGCGACAAATATAAAAATATACTCAGTGCTATCAGTTCCAGAATATCAGGGATAAGAGATATATTCACGATCCTGAATCCTGCTATGGAACCGGAATGAAGACTCCCTACCACAATGAATGGCAATACAAGCCAGGCATGTACAACATTCTTAAAGAACAACAATACGGTGAACAATAAGAGACCAAGGGTAAAATCAGACCTGATGTTCTTATAAATATGATAAAAATTTTCCATTAAGAACAGAAGGATAATAATATTGCAGACCGCTACTGCATAAACAATATTTACTGATACCATTTTATCTCTTCCTTATTCGTTAGCATCCTTATTTATTATTGCTAATATTTTTCTAAATTCATCCTGGTTCTCTTCAAGCTTTGTTGATGGAAAATAGACCACTCCATATTTATCCCCCTCAGCAACGATGAGACTATTTTTTTTCAGCACTTCAAGGTGATGCTTAACAGTCTTATAATCCAGACCTAAAATTTCTGATAACTTATTTGCATTATACGGTCTTTCAATGAGTGCATCCAGTATCTTAGCTCTGCTATTGCCCCCCCGTGTACCCGCTATCAGATACCAAAGAATTTTTCTCAGGATGTACCCTCATACGATTGATTATATAAATAATACTTTTATAATTATAAAAAGTTTATTATGATGCAAATATATTTTTAGTCATTCCAATAACATTTAATCAATACTCATGTTAATCGTCCACTATAATCCCTTCATGGTATTCTCTACTTCTGTTCCCAACTCTGTAAGAGAGAACGTATCATTGTTTTCTGCCACCAATCCTTTATCCAGAAGTTCATTAAGTATTTTGCTGGCAGACTGTGGCACCATACGAGCACGTTTTGCGATCAATTGTTTGTCCAGAGCACCATGATGCCCCAATATACCCAGTATCGTCCCGCGTTTATCATTGCCTGAAATAAAACCGATTAATTCTTCCATACTATCACCAGATGATATTTGTCTGCACTATGGATAAGTTTATTGTATACAGATGCTATAAGGAAAGCTGGCAGGCTAGCCCGGGTAGTTAGGCGTTACCTGTAACCCGAAACCGCCGATATGCGGGGGGCGAAGCCAATGGAAGATGTTACCAATTATCTCTTCAACCCGCAGATATGACTGAGAAGCTCCGTCTTGTGGGGATGACGTTGACATGGAGGCTTTCCTGAAGGCATGTTTCCTCGTCTTAATTGAGAGTACCGGCCCAGGCCCGGAAGGGAGCAGGCTTATCTTAAACAATCATCGCTCATGGGGTCGCGGGGTGGAGGATTGTTTGCGATCATTGGAGGATGGGCGGTGCATCGACCAAAGGCGTGCCTGTCACTTGAATATTGAGTGAGAAGTTTTAAATATTGATGGTACCATGTAGATGCCGCCAGGAATTATTGACGAGATAGCCAAGCTTGGTATGGCGCAGGATTGCTAATCCTGTGGTCGTTCCGACCTCGGGGGTTCGAATCCCCCTCTCGTCGCTTATTTACAGGAAAGGTGAATGTCAATCCCGGTCATTCTTTGACCAACCGTATGATATTACCTTTGCCCTTCTTTATTTTGATGACCTTTCCTTCCTCATTCATCTTCTTGATCAAAATGCTTATAGTGGATTTAGAAAGGCCGCTTTTACTCACAATTTCTGACTGATATTCCTGTCCACCAGCCTTTACCAGGATATTTTCAATCATTTCCTCATCAGCTAAAATTTCTGGTTGAGGAGAATTGAATTGTGAAATCATGTACCTTTTAATGTCAAAAACCAGTGTATCTCTCCGGTTCCATAATACCACAAAAGAACCAACAATCAAAGCAACCAGTAACACTGATATAATTTCAAGACCCGCACTTTTCCGTTCGAGTATCAGAGCAGGCTCTCCTGCTTTAAAGCTGCGTGATATTGTACCGTCCCATATCAATCCGTTCCCGTCACGTCTATCATAATCCGGGGACACGCTTGCGACCTTATACCCATCCGGGACCTTAATGGTCAGAACATTGTCGGTTGATAATATCATCCCTTCTGAAAAAACATCCCCGATAACAATTTTATTGGAATCCATAATTGAAAAATTCGTCCACTCAAAACTAAAACGGATAATGCCAAAAGCACCTGAAATAGTATTTACCGTGCCGTATGAAACATTATAATTTTCAGCATTCATTGAGCGGTCAGACGATACTTCTGCCAGATAGATAAAACCCTCTATCCTTTTACTGAACTCTCCAATATCAAACTGGTATTGTTCTGTAATTTCCCTGCTTTGAATGAACCCTTTCCATTCATCTATTTCATTCTGGTTGGCAAGAGGCAGATATTCCTCCATGGTCCATACAGCATTCCCATTTTCAAGAATGTCTATGGTAATAACTGATTGGGCTGTAGCTGTCTGTATCAATACGAATAATAAAAACAGTAAAAGGACCACTTGTTTCATCTATTCACTTCTAAACTGCAATAGATTTAACACTTGCTACTTGCCTATCAAGTGGTCCTTAGTCTCGAATTCCCCTCAGATTTCGTACTTTATCGTGATATTTGTTCAGTCGTTGTTCTTAGCCTTGCCGTTACCCTTATCATTGCCTCTTCCATTATTGTTTTTACTAATGGTCATGTTCGTCTCTATCTCAAAAGGATTAATACCTTCAGGGTTATTTTTTCCATTATTATATTGAGATTTAGATTTTGCATTCCTGGCAAGGTCTTTCTCCAATTCCTGCACGATTTTCTTGTTATATTTTGCATCTACCTGAGCCTGCTGCAACCCGGCAACATATTCTTCTTTGGATAGTATCCCGGATTTATAATCATCACGAAGAGCTGCACGAATGCTCTGACGTTTGTCAATCTCATCATGCAGGAGATTCACTTTTTGGGCAAGATACTCATTACCTTTGTCACCCATATCGTGCATTTTTCGCTTTTCCATCCGTATCTTGACATCAGTAGCATGATTCCTGAGAGCATCATCGATGATATCAAAAATGTTGGGACCACCACTATATTCCCCGATCTCATAGACATTTACATACCATTTGAAAATGACCTGGGAATCATCATAACTTCCCGTAACGATTATCTTATGTGATGACCAGAAGCTCTCATTGTCCCACGTATGGGTATATGAGTATGTAGTGCCACTTACGGTTCCCGTTACAGGTATTCCATCTACGGTCCACTTAGGATCGATAATTGGCACGGAAGTGGTTATCGAATATCTAATTGTCTCGGTAATGGTGTCATTAACAAAAATATAGTCAACGATCTGCTCTGGTTCCCAATAGAGGATAATACCGTTTTCGGCCACTGTTTTAACCGTGACCTTCCATGAAATGATATCACTGCCATTGGAATTGACGGCTTTGACACTCACAATTCTTGTCCCCGGAGTAATCCATGATATCTGGAAGTAATTGTGATTATTATTCTTGTCAACACCATCCACCGACCAGTTCCAGGTATCGATGCTCTGGTTTGCAGTGACTGTGAACTTGACAGTTTCATTTACATTTATCTTTATGTCCAGGTCAGCATCACCGGTCTTATTGTTATACCAAGAAGTGATCTCAGGAGCTGAAATTATTACCGGTTCCTTCACGGTAACTTTCCATGTAATGGTATTACTGGTACCGTTGGAATTAGTGGCTTTGACACTCACATTTCGTACTCCGGGATTGCTCCACGAAGTGGAATAATTGTAATTGTTGTTATTCAGTACACTACCGTCGATGGACCAGTTCCAGGTATCGATGCTCTGGTTAGCAGTAACACTGAATTTGATGGTCTCACTTGTATTAATCTCGATATCGAGGTCAGCATCATTGGTCTTATTATTAAACCATGAAGATATCCCGGGACTATAGATGATTACCGGTTCCTCGACGGTAACCTTCCAGGTAATCGTACTACTCGTACCATTTGTATTATTTGTAGCATTTACACTTACATTAACTGTCCCAGGATTTACCCAGGATTTGCTAAAGTTGTCATAGTTATTATTTAAAACTTCAACATCATCAATGGACCAGTTCCAGATATCTATACTCTGGTTGACTGTAACATTAAAAGAGATAATTTCACTGGTATTGATTGTTATGTTCAGATCTTCATTGCCCGTCTTATCATTGTACCACGAAGTTATTTCAGGACTTGCAGCACTGGCTGGTAATACTACCATTGCTGTAAATATCATTAGACTAATAAATGACATGTATTTCATTTCATATTCACCCGATATTTTACATGTCATGGATAAATATATACATGCCGTGCGTTTAACCCGGTTTGTTTGAGTTTTTACAGTTTAAGACGGTTTTATATCAGTTTTAATAGTCCAATATTGTATTTAATTAAAATTCAGATATGTAATTGCATTTAAATTTGTATAAAATGTGAATATTCTGTATAATTACAAAATAGATTTGAAAAATTAAATGAATTTAGATTTAAGGTTTGAAGCATAACATTTCATTTTGAGGTTCAGTGTATGATATGACCAATCCAAAATATAATTCCTACCAGCAAACTACCCTGTCTGAATCAAATATCAAATCCACAATTTCAATATAATCCAGCAGAACGATATCAGTCCTCATTCCCCTCGCCTCAATATCTGCCCTGGCCGCATATGTCGTTATACCTGGGTCCACCAGGTTATGGTCAAGTACTCCGTCATGTATCAATAGCACAGCAACGTCCCGGCTTTTGCCCTGCTCCCGTATGATATCAAAAGCAATGTTATCGCCATGCTCTTTTATCACGTGTAAGATCCTTACCAAGGTATCACCACATCACAATCAGCAAGTATCCCGGCAATCTCATCCATCTGTGCCGAAAGGATGCCGTCCCTGAGTTGCACCCTGTAATGCGCAACAGCGTCACTTTGGGCCACCAGTCTCATTTTCATGATATTGAAGGCCTCAAATTCCTTTTCAACATCAAGGGCACCTATCAATCCAGGACTTGTCATGCCTGCACTGAGCACACCCGGCCCAAGGAATAGTACCGTAACAGTATTATCCTTCAGGGTAGCACCCACGCACATCCTGAGCCCTTCCTTGTTCCGAACCGTATTAAAGGGGGTTTGCCTGATGACCACTGCAATATTCTTTTTCATCTCAACCACCTAAAAAGTAAGGAACCGGTCACTATCATCGGTAAGTACTGCAAGGTCATACTGGCTGCCCCACAGCACACCTTCCACCCTCTCAAGTCCGCGCTGGGTGGCATTGTGGGCACACAAAGACAATTCCACGCCATTATTCACAAGGTCCAGCAATGGCTGGTATAATATATTATACACGCCATCCGCCATCATGAAGATGCCCACGTCATGTCCGTGTTCCCGGGCGGCCCTGCTGAGCTGGATGACACTGCGGGTATTCTGGTGGGACGGGGGCGTTGTTAGCAGTATTCCCAGTTTCATAGTCATCATACTGCCAGATATGCCTAAAAGAGTTATGCCTTTTCCACGAATATCAGGTATTCCCCGTCCTTCTGCTCAACTGCAAGGAGTTTGTTGCCGCTCTTCCGGGACCACTGGTCAATGTTCTGCGGGGCTACGGGGTCATCGGCTATTACCTTGAGTATCTCACCCGGCTCGAGCGCATCAACCTGTTTCTTGGTGCGGACCAGGGGGTAGGGGCAGCATTCGCCCCTGACATCCAGTTCATAATCGGCTGCAATATCTGTCACTGCTTTCACCTGTTCGCCTGTAGATACTTGATACTATAATACCAGCGTAACATCACTTTCCAGTATCCTGTCAGTCAGTTCACTGATACTTGTTTTCTTGATACCTGCAATTATCTCGCTATCTTTGATACCTCGCCTTGCAAGGTCCTGTTCCAGTACAAAGAAATCAAATAGTTCAAGGTTGTTCTTGATCTCATTCTCAAGAGGGGGGATGTTCTTTCCCCACCGTGCCACGTCACCGTATCCGGTCTGCTG
The nucleotide sequence above comes from ANME-2 cluster archaeon. Encoded proteins:
- a CDS encoding citrate synthase/methylcitrate synthase; this translates as MKHSHDKRREFSKGLEDVIASTTSIGCLDGKKGRLVYRGYDIVDLAEYSSFEETVFLLLYGKLPNRTELGIFNDKLISHRLVMDEVIDRLAGTPCPCHPMSLLRSGISLMECVDETCQVTPDIEGRREMGIKLISQMPTLTAAIARILNNEQPVPPDPELGHAANFLYMLKGERAEPLAEKIMDVSLILHADHGMNASTFACLVVAATLSDIHSAITAGISALKGPLHGGANEMVINMLLGLHSVEDANRYADEVIASKKKLVGFGHRVYTTFDPRAKILQRYAEDISRITGNEQLFKIAMTIEKRGMKAYGKKGVCPNIDFYSGLVYHCLGIRSDMFTPIFAVSRTAGWVARIVEYLEDNRIFRPRALYVGPVGMSYVPIDERK
- the recQ gene encoding DNA helicase RecQ translates to MHQTLQKYFGYTGFRPLQEDIIRDVLENKDTFVLMPTGGGKSLCFQLPALLMEGLTVVISPLISLMKDQVDSLRSNGIAAAYLNSTQSPQEVSEVTSAILINQIKILYVAPERLLMSHTLGLLKQVKVSLFAVDEAHCISEWGHDFRPEYRRIRTLRSRFPDVPIIALTATATTKVQEDITTQLNMDGFNTYVAGFDRPNLFYQVWPKKDTYAQLLGFLKKHRGNSGIIYCQSRNSVDTLTAKLQRSGFRALPYHAGLSDIQRSKNQECFIKDDTDIIVATIAFGMGIDKPNVRFVIHHDLPKNLEGYYQETGRGGRDGLECDCILFFSHGDRYKIEYFINKKTSKKEQDTAMAQLRAMTSYCESNTCRRQILLSYFGEKPSGRNCGKCDVCVSPRETFDGTVTAQRLLACIDELDQRFGMNHVIDVLIGSKNKKITAKRHNMLKSHGMGAEYSKPQWQAITRELIQLGLLCVEGAKYPVLTLNQNSRGVLNGQREVTLAKPVEEVVVIQTQENAPIETGLFNRLRMLRKTLADRKNLPPYIIFSDSSLKEMASKVPRTHQEFLDITGVGENKLIKYGDAFLSEIAAHLQEHPGQSKSPSRAGQGSLSATHKETLDQYRKGLTLQQIANARNLSAGTIIAHIEKLVLAGEIDSIDEWVDVQKQQAIKQAISDVGPEYLSPIKEKLGDDCLYNEIKLVRAAVMAEVAFSPM
- a CDS encoding PhzF family phenazine biosynthesis protein, translated to MLRELMERIGLGSRKFYIVDVFAERKYAGNQLAVVTDARDITGREMQLIAREMNYSETAFILSGNPGNGGYDVRIFTPAEEVPFAGHPTLGTAYVIQQEIIKDPIEILYLNLEVGKIPVRFNYKDREPGIMWMNQNQPEFGHMFDPVLISESLNLGPRDIDERYSIQEVSTGLPFIIVPLKKLEALKNSKVKLDIFFQVIRDTRAKAVLLFCPETYSLENDLNVRVYVDYYGIPEDPATGSGNGCLAAYLEKYRYFGDDHVDIRVEQGCEIGRPSLLYLRAISNGTTIDVDVGGKVIMVAKGELC
- a CDS encoding winged helix-turn-helix domain-containing protein: MLRKILWYLIAGTRGGNSRAKILDALIERPYNANKLSEILGLDYKTVKHHLEVLKKNSLIVAEGDKYGVVYFPSTKLEENQDEFRKILAIINKDANE
- a CDS encoding transcriptional regulator; amino-acid sequence: MEELIGFISGNDKRGTILGILGHHGALDKQLIAKRARMVPQSASKILNELLDKGLVAENNDTFSLTELGTEVENTMKGL
- a CDS encoding DsrE family protein; amino-acid sequence: MKLGILLTTPPSHQNTRSVIQLSRAAREHGHDVGIFMMADGVYNILYQPLLDLVNNGVELSLCAHNATQRGLERVEGVLWGSQYDLAVLTDDSDRFLTF
- a CDS encoding sulfurtransferase TusA family protein, yielding MTDIAADYELDVRGECCPYPLVRTKKQVDALEPGEILKVIADDPVAPQNIDQWSRKSGNKLLAVEQKDGEYLIFVEKA
- a CDS encoding DsrE family protein; the protein is MSKKVNIIVTQPPYGKEEVFGAIPLAATQAAADNEASITFVSGAVHAVVTGQQTGYGDVARWGKNIPPLENEIKNNLELFDFFVLEQDLARRGIKDSEIIAGIKKTSISELTDRILESDVTLVL